AATTTAGTGGATTGTCTACCGACCAACAAGCCTGACTTCAAAGGAATGGCAATCACACCGGCTTCCTTTAGTTAAGTGTTCAAATTAATACATAAAAATAAAACATTGATTGACATTCTCTGAAACTCACTCATTCTTTTAGACATAGGAACTCTTTTTTCTAACTTTGTGTTTATACTAATCGTGTTTGACAAATTCAAAAAGCACAATAAAGAGACAGATGAGATACCTGAAAATGAAAACGAAGAAGAGATTAAAGACTCTAAAAAATATGAGATCACTGAAAACAAAACAGAAACAGATATTGATGAACAGTTTACTGGATCAGGAGAATTTGAACCATCTGAATCTGTAGACACTTTCTCATCATCTGGCACTTCAAGTGAAATTGGAATCGGCGAACTGATGGATAAACGTGCCAAACTCGAAGAGGCAATAGATTATGTCGGATTAATGATTAAAAATCTCAAAGACAAGAGAACTAATTTAGAAAAAGATATCGAAGAAGAATCAGTAGACATCAAAAATCTAAAAGAAAAACTCCAGAAAGTAAGTGAATACATAGACGAAGAAAACAGAGGAATCAAGGATCTTGCTAATAAGAGACAACAAGTAGAAAACGAGGCTGACGAAGTAGGCGCTCTAATCAATAGTTTTAGAAATAGATTATCCGGAATTGGTAGGATTATTGATGGTGAAGGAAATAAAATCAAACAAGTTAAGGAATCTAGAGAATCTTAGAACCTAATTTTTTCAGAAAGTAGTTTGAATAGAAATTAATTAATTCACAATATAATTTAGAGTAATAAGAGAATCATGAAGAGCTCTAATCGTTTGCCCTATTCTTCATCAAGAATTGTCCAAGACAATCCCATTAGTTGTTCCCAAGATTCAGATGTGTAATCATTTGACATGACATACATTTACAAAATTTACTTAAAATACTAATGAACAAATCGTTCATACAAATCATCAGTATTTCCTAAATATTAAAATGACATACTAGATTCAATTGGAACTCGCACCAAGTACCTAATAGGTTTTGGTCTTAAGTTCCAATTTTAATTGTCTAATTTCAGTTCCTTCAAAGGGATTTACAGTTTTAGTTTGACACCCCAAAATAATCTATAATTTTGGAATGATGTTGTGGATTAATCATACTCATTTTCCTATCCATGTATGCGATGTGATTCTGTTTCTCTAGTTCGTTTGAACAGTTAATTTTCAATCTAGACATATTGATTTCTGGATTTATGACATCCTAGGTTTTTTGGTCCCATGCGGTATTTTTTGTCATCATGATCGTCATTTCTCTTTTTGGTAGTTGTTTAGCTGCAAGTGCTTAAAACATTTGTCTTGCCAGACGAAACGGCGCGTATTTTCATCTGAGAGTTTAGAAAAGATTAGTTAAAATGAACCAAATTCAAACAAATACTATGAAGGCCAAATTCAACGGCAAATGCGTAGAGTGTGGAGAATCAATCAAAGTAGGCAAGGAAATATTGAAAAATTCTGAAGATAAATGGGTTCACAAAGCATGTTCAGATTTGGAAGAAGAACTACCATAAGTAACTAGAACAAATTAGTGAAAAAATTTTTAAATAACTTTGGAAAACATGCAATCAAATGAATTTAAAATCCAAAGTATTTTTGATGGCATCAATTCTGGCATCATTATCCATTGGGATAATTCCAGTAGAGGTTTCTGCACAAACCAATGAAATTACAGTTACACCAATTAATGAGGAGGTTAGTTTGAAAAAAACAGTAACTACAATGAATGTACCTCAAGACAACAAGCTTCCTTGGGGTTTTGTAAAGGGTGCACCATCTGAATACGTTGAAAGATATCCTGTGATCATTCAGTTTTACAGTGGTGAAGATCCAGTTCACTTTGCACAAGTGGATGTAAAGGGGGATGGCTCATATGAATACAAATTCAGAGTAAGAAATTTTGATCCAAACACAGGGGAATTTGTAAATATCTTTGAGGGAGACTATACAGTGAAAATCTTCAGAGTTATTCCAAATACCAATGATTTGGTTTAAAATCAACAAGGCGTCCCAATTTCTCTTTGTTTTGCAAAAGCTGAAACATGCTACTCAAATTCATCTAAAAGTTATTCTCTCATAGTTTTCATCTATTAATTTTCCATCATTATCAAAAACTTCTTGAACTTTGGAGATTGGTAGTCGTGATTGAATTGCAGGTGCACCCATCTCTGCAGA
This genomic window from Nitrosopumilus ureiphilus contains:
- a CDS encoding transcriptional regulator, yielding MDEQFTGSGEFEPSESVDTFSSSGTSSEIGIGELMDKRAKLEEAIDYVGLMIKNLKDKRTNLEKDIEEESVDIKNLKEKLQKVSEYIDEENRGIKDLANKRQQVENEADEVGALINSFRNRLSGIGRIIDGEGNKIKQVKESRES